The Phycisphaerae bacterium DNA window AAACTCCAATCAGGAAATTATCAAAACGCTGTTCAACGAAGGGGCGAGTTTCGATGTCGCTTCGTATAACGAGTTTATGCAGATTTATAATCAGATAAAAGGTTTTAAAAAAGCGGAAAAAGACTTTTTTATCTGGGACAAAATCATCTTCTCCAATACCATCAAAGATAAAGAAACTTTGCAAAAAATCAAAAAGTACAAGCCTTTGGTAACTTACGATAACGCCGATGAGGTGGATAAGATTAAGGAAAATTGCGAAACTGCCGGGCTGGTTTTGCGATTGAAGGTACCCGATACCGGCTCGCAGGTCGAGATGAGCTCGAAATTCGGGGCTGAACCCGGCGATGCGGCGGGACTGATAAAAAAAGTCTTCGATTCGGGGCTTGCGGTCGAGGGTTTAAGTTTTCACGTTGGAAGTCAATGCACGAATTTCGATAATTACGCGGTCGCGCTTCAGATAACATCGCAGATTTTTAACGATGCCCGCAAGAAGGGCTATAATCTGAAAATAGTCGATATCGGCGGCGGATTTCCTGCGGCGTATGATTCGGCAGTGCCGCGGTTCGAGCAGCTTGCGGAAGTAATAGATTCCGAATGCAAAAGGCTGTTTCCGGAAGATGTCGAACTTATAGCCGAGCCGGGCAGGTTTATGGTGGCAACGGCCGCGGTGCTGGTTTCGGAAATAATCGGCAAGGCGACGCGAAGCGGCAAAATCTTCTATCATATAAACGACGGCGTATATCATACGTTTTCAGGGATTGTTTACGACCACTGGATACCGAATTTTCATTCGTTCAAAGATGGC harbors:
- a CDS encoding type III PLP-dependent enzyme: MKENLIKLAKEHGTPLFILDHAKIRENFRTFKKNLPNVQAYYAVKANSNQEIIKTLFNEGASFDVASYNEFMQIYNQIKGFKKAEKDFFIWDKIIFSNTIKDKETLQKIKKYKPLVTYDNADEVDKIKENCETAGLVLRLKVPDTGSQVEMSSKFGAEPGDAAGLIKKVFDSGLAVEGLSFHVGSQCTNFDNYAVALQITSQIFNDARKKGYNLKIVDIGGGFPAAYDSAVPRFEQLAEVIDSECKRLFPEDVELIAEPGRFMVATAAVLVSEIIGKATRSGKIFYHINDGVYHTFSGIVYDHWIPNFHSFKDGETAVCAVVGPTCDSFDKISISEQLPGNLQIGDMFYTENIGAYSIASSTKFNGFEGAKILHINN